Proteins from a genomic interval of Candidatus Kapaibacterium sp.:
- the rho gene encoding transcription termination factor Rho, with protein sequence MDINEMKGKKIAELTLMAKSLGISDFADLRKQELILKIVEARTVQAQKEVPLEGLITSGGVLEVLSEGYGFLRSVNYNYLQSPDDIYVSPSQIKRFSLKTGDTVKGQVRPPKEGERFYALLKVESVNFTEPEKNRERILFDNLTPLYPDDKFKLEKLPSDYSIRVLDLLSPIGKGQRGLIVSPPKSGKTILLQQIANSIAYNHPEAVLIVLLIDERPEEVTDMERSVKAEVVSSTFDEPPDRHVQVADMVLEKAKRLVEAKQDVVILLDSITRLARAHNTVVPHSGKILSGGVDANALHKPKRFFGAARNIEEGGSLTIIATALIETGSRMDEVIFEEFKGTGNMELVLDRKLADRRIYPAIDVNRSGTRREELLFSQDELTRIWILRKVLSEMQSVDAMEFLLNRMRGRRTNREFLMSMNS encoded by the coding sequence ATTGACATTAATGAAATGAAGGGCAAAAAGATTGCCGAACTGACATTGATGGCTAAATCACTCGGCATCAGCGATTTTGCCGACTTACGTAAGCAGGAACTTATCCTGAAAATCGTTGAAGCTCGTACAGTACAAGCTCAAAAAGAAGTGCCGCTCGAAGGACTTATCACAAGTGGTGGCGTTTTGGAAGTGCTAAGCGAAGGATACGGATTTTTACGTTCCGTCAATTACAATTACTTGCAATCACCCGATGATATTTACGTGTCGCCTTCGCAAATCAAGAGATTCAGTCTCAAGACCGGCGATACTGTCAAAGGGCAAGTTCGCCCGCCAAAAGAAGGCGAAAGATTTTACGCTTTGCTCAAAGTTGAATCAGTCAACTTTACAGAGCCCGAAAAAAACCGCGAACGTATTTTGTTCGACAACCTCACACCACTTTATCCCGACGACAAATTCAAATTGGAAAAGCTCCCAAGCGATTATTCAATTAGGGTCCTTGATTTGTTAAGTCCGATTGGCAAGGGTCAAAGAGGTTTGATTGTTTCGCCTCCGAAATCGGGTAAAACGATATTGTTGCAACAAATCGCAAACAGTATCGCGTATAATCACCCCGAAGCAGTTTTAATCGTGTTGTTGATTGATGAACGCCCTGAAGAAGTGACCGATATGGAACGCTCTGTGAAAGCAGAAGTAGTGTCTTCGACTTTTGACGAACCACCTGACCGTCACGTCCAAGTAGCTGACATGGTCTTGGAAAAAGCGAAAAGACTCGTCGAAGCAAAGCAAGACGTTGTGATTTTGTTGGATTCAATCACGCGTTTGGCTCGTGCACACAATACGGTTGTTCCTCACTCAGGTAAGATTCTTTCCGGTGGTGTTGATGCAAATGCACTTCACAAACCAAAAAGATTTTTCGGTGCTGCAAGAAACATCGAAGAGGGCGGTTCGCTAACAATTATTGCAACTGCATTAATCGAAACAGGCAGCCGTATGGACGAAGTAATCTTTGAAGAATTCAAAGGTACGGGCAACATGGAATTAGTTCTCGACCGCAAACTTGCCGACCGTAGAATTTATCCTGCTATTGATGTGAACCGTTCCGGCACAAGACGCGAGGAATTGCTCTTCAGCCAAGACGAATTGACAAGAATTTGGATTTTGCGCAAAGTTCTAAGCGAAATGCAATCTGTTGACGCTATGGAATTCCTCTTGAACAGAATGAGAGGCAGACGCACAAACAGAGAATTCTTAATGTCTATGAATAGCTAA
- a CDS encoding peroxiredoxin — protein MENRIPLIGDTFPDMEVKTTHGTMNLPKDFAGKWFILFSHPADFTPVCTTEFVAFQNRYPEFRKLNCELIGLSIDQVYSHIKWHDWILENLKVDIEFPIIADNGDISKSLGFIHPGKGTNTVRAVFIIDDSAKIRAIVYYPQELGRNFDELLRMVRAMQIADREHVAMPANWPNNELIGDKVIVPPASDIKSAKYKQSRYDNYDWWFCYRDLKNKE, from the coding sequence ATGGAAAACAGAATTCCGCTAATCGGCGATACATTCCCCGATATGGAAGTTAAAACAACTCATGGCACGATGAATTTGCCAAAAGATTTTGCAGGAAAATGGTTCATTTTATTCAGTCATCCTGCCGACTTTACTCCTGTTTGTACAACCGAATTTGTAGCATTCCAAAATCGCTACCCCGAGTTTCGCAAATTGAATTGCGAGCTAATCGGATTGAGTATAGACCAAGTTTATTCGCATATTAAATGGCACGATTGGATTTTGGAAAATTTGAAAGTTGACATCGAATTCCCGATTATTGCCGATAATGGCGATATTTCTAAGAGTCTCGGGTTCATTCATCCGGGCAAAGGCACTAATACTGTACGTGCGGTATTTATTATTGACGATTCAGCCAAAATCAGAGCGATAGTTTATTATCCGCAAGAATTAGGTCGTAATTTCGATGAATTGCTCCGTATGGTTCGCGCAATGCAAATCGCAGACAGAGAACACGTTGCAATGCCTGCAAATTGGCCCAACAACGAACTAATCGGCGATAAAGTTATTGTTCCACCGGCATCGGATATCAAATCGGCTAAGTACAAACAAAGCCGCTATGACAATTACGATTGGTGGTTCTGCTATCGCGATTTGAAAAACAAAGAATAA
- a CDS encoding alpha/beta hydrolase: MKKDGYFKFDGHDVYYSEQGTGDALMLLHGNTVSSKLFDKDFDFFAKHFRVIAFDYPGHGKSDRVDKFDENFWHYNAICAIELAEMLGVSQLNVIGTSGGALVGLNMAVQKPELVSKLIADSFFGIELSIDDAEYIVKGRLKGKSNYLMQRYWLNQSGEDWESIVDLDNEMLLNLAQKQINAVRGNLSEITADVLITASRKDKIVVDLEQKMTALAPQIPNSKLMMFDQGKHTFMITKREKFRPLALDFLKI, translated from the coding sequence ATGAAAAAAGATGGCTATTTCAAGTTTGACGGGCATGATGTTTATTATTCGGAGCAGGGCACAGGCGACGCATTGATGCTTTTGCATGGCAATACTGTATCATCAAAATTATTCGACAAAGATTTTGATTTTTTTGCAAAGCATTTCCGAGTTATAGCTTTTGATTATCCCGGACATGGGAAATCAGACCGAGTTGACAAATTCGATGAAAATTTTTGGCATTACAACGCTATTTGTGCGATTGAATTAGCGGAGATGCTTGGAGTTAGTCAATTAAACGTAATCGGCACAAGTGGGGGTGCTCTTGTGGGGCTAAATATGGCAGTGCAAAAGCCCGAGCTTGTCTCGAAATTAATCGCCGATAGCTTTTTCGGAATTGAGCTTTCCATAGACGATGCCGAATATATCGTAAAAGGGCGACTCAAAGGAAAGTCTAATTATTTGATGCAACGCTATTGGCTCAATCAGAGCGGCGAAGATTGGGAAAGCATTGTTGACCTCGACAATGAAATGTTGCTCAATCTTGCACAAAAACAAATCAATGCGGTACGTGGCAATTTGAGCGAAATTACTGCTGATGTATTGATAACAGCATCTCGAAAGGATAAAATCGTTGTAGATTTGGAGCAAAAAATGACAGCCCTTGCACCCCAAATTCCAAATTCAAAATTGATGATGTTCGACCAAGGGAAGCATACTTTCATGATTACAAAGAGAGAAAAATTTCGACCTTTAGCCCTCGATTTTTTGAAAATTTGA
- a CDS encoding glycerol-3-phosphate acyltransferase, whose amino-acid sequence MNLYFAMLIGLIIGSIPSAFLIVKRLNGIDILSEGSKNMGAMNSYESTGSRKIGIFVLLADVAKGAIAVLLISLLPDVTYTDMAVGGLWAVIGHNFSIFMGLKGGRGLATTVGVFLVLNPIPVILWLLLWLTAYYVIKRHIHIANAIATVATPIMVFSTPDKLLDIAAFMPITDHMQFKILVAAVCIVILIRHIKPLMEYVKAEENS is encoded by the coding sequence ATGAATTTATATTTTGCAATGCTTATCGGACTTATAATCGGCTCGATTCCCTCTGCTTTCTTGATAGTCAAAAGATTGAATGGAATTGATATATTATCCGAAGGCTCCAAAAATATGGGCGCTATGAACAGCTACGAAAGCACAGGCAGCCGCAAAATCGGCATATTCGTACTATTAGCCGACGTTGCCAAAGGAGCAATTGCTGTCTTGCTTATCAGTTTGTTGCCCGATGTCACATATACAGATATGGCTGTTGGTGGATTATGGGCTGTTATTGGACATAATTTCAGTATTTTCATGGGATTGAAAGGCGGCAGAGGTCTCGCTACGACAGTGGGTGTATTTCTCGTTCTAAACCCGATTCCTGTGATTTTATGGCTTTTGTTATGGTTGACAGCTTATTATGTAATCAAGCGACATATTCACATTGCTAACGCAATCGCCACAGTGGCTACGCCGATTATGGTGTTCTCCACTCCCGACAAATTGTTAGATATTGCTGCTTTTATGCCAATTACCGACCATATGCAATTCAAAATTTTAGTAGCTGCGGTTTGCATAGTTATACTTATACGTCATATTAAACCACTGATGGAATATGTAAAAGCAGAGGAAAATTCATGA
- a CDS encoding sugar ABC transporter permease has protein sequence MLNHRVRDNANTLTLLMPWIIVLAVFWLYPLFYAIYISLTDYKTLTNTATFVGLSNYENLFGDSVFWVALKNTAIFTLGTVPITTAIALILASILNNKLIRFKEFFRASYFLPTVTSLVVISLIFTNLYARDGYINNILSMFGMPFPERGWLLDTSTALLSIMAMDVWISIGYYMILFLAGMQTISEDLYDSAKLNGASPVQQFFYITLPLIKPTLLFVLVINTIKSFQVFIEIFVMTKGGPLDSTTTLVYLVFVNAFEKTDMMGYASAIAFVLFFILLVFSYLQIKFLKVRD, from the coding sequence ATGCTCAATCATAGAGTTCGCGACAATGCAAATACATTGACTCTACTTATGCCTTGGATAATAGTACTGGCAGTATTTTGGTTGTATCCGCTCTTTTACGCGATTTATATCAGCTTGACCGATTACAAAACGCTCACTAACACTGCGACTTTCGTTGGTTTGTCAAATTATGAAAATTTGTTTGGCGATTCGGTATTTTGGGTGGCACTCAAAAACACGGCGATATTCACTTTGGGTACAGTTCCCATTACGACGGCGATTGCACTAATTCTTGCTTCTATTTTGAACAATAAACTGATTCGATTCAAGGAGTTTTTCCGAGCATCATATTTTTTACCGACAGTGACATCTTTAGTAGTGATTTCGCTTATTTTTACGAATCTTTACGCAAGAGATGGATATATCAACAACATACTGTCAATGTTCGGAATGCCATTCCCGGAACGCGGGTGGTTGCTTGATACATCTACAGCATTGCTTTCGATTATGGCAATGGACGTGTGGATTTCCATTGGTTATTACATGATTTTGTTTCTCGCAGGGATGCAAACAATTTCCGAAGATTTGTATGATTCGGCAAAATTGAATGGTGCAAGCCCTGTGCAGCAGTTTTTCTATATCACGCTGCCATTGATTAAGCCGACTTTGCTATTTGTGCTGGTTATCAATACTATAAAATCTTTCCAAGTTTTTATCGAAATTTTTGTGATGACAAAGGGAGGACCGCTCGATTCGACCACAACACTGGTGTATTTGGTTTTCGTAAATGCATTCGAAAAAACCGATATGATGGGCTATGCATCGGCAATTGCTTTTGTATTGTTTTTTATACTGTTGGTTTTTTCATATTTGCAAATCAAATTTCTAAAAGTGAGGGACTAA
- a CDS encoding Maf family protein: protein MKTINQILNIDVPIILASRSPRRQKLLSMVGLEFTTKFSDIDEEIDTDIPPEAYCIHLAWSKADDIAGGISTPALVIGADTIVVIDGVILNKPTDRDDAYRILKLLSGNTHKVYTGLSIVESVSQNWITDFQTTDVTFRELSDEEIWLYIESGSPMDKAGAYGIQDDFGALFVSHINGCYYNIVGLPVQLLYMMLKRFRGENAQS from the coding sequence ATGAAAACGATAAATCAAATTTTGAACATAGATGTCCCGATTATTTTAGCATCTCGTTCGCCGAGACGCCAAAAATTGCTTTCGATGGTGGGCTTAGAATTCACTACAAAATTTTCGGATATAGACGAAGAGATTGATACAGACATTCCGCCAGAAGCTTATTGCATACACCTTGCGTGGTCGAAGGCAGATGATATTGCCGGAGGAATCAGCACTCCTGCACTTGTAATCGGGGCAGACACGATTGTGGTCATTGATGGTGTGATATTGAACAAACCAACTGACCGTGATGATGCCTACCGAATTTTGAAGCTCTTATCGGGCAATACGCATAAAGTTTATACCGGCTTATCAATTGTTGAATCTGTCTCCCAGAATTGGATTACCGATTTCCAAACTACTGATGTTACTTTTCGCGAACTATCGGACGAAGAAATTTGGCTTTATATTGAAAGTGGTTCGCCTATGGACAAAGCAGGTGCATACGGTATCCAAGATGACTTCGGAGCTTTATTTGTAAGCCATATCAATGGGTGCTATTATAATATTGTCGGGCTGCCTGTTCAGTTGCTCTATATGATGCTCAAACGCTTTCGGGGTGAAAATGCTCAATCATAG
- a CDS encoding MG2 domain-containing protein: MSKLIYFILIVVLISCSSSDRINVSKYNFQDQGELLDLNYLLFEFDKIMIPTDRIGKTPKELPFKVYPNTRGNVYWKSNNTLIFYPYGGFKANTDYIIEFTDNLTEYMPVKSQMPSKKIYRFHTTYTDIKSVSTNWHKANQNAPTFLVCDIQFNTEAIFYDVKKVSKVKINGKEFNISSARWQRSDFLKMQIAIEDVFDVEGKELSIEIPFEFEQSDGKMKTRKMNYNGKIPLLSDFGMTEIIVNNSIDQRGLLLRFNQTLNKSADLANLINVNPQIPYEIEIYGNEIYLNGIFVPETNYEVTINQSFESIFGIKLKAELKHTVFVPEMEAQIVLADPSSLYLSSRGNKQIGIKLAGVNNLQVNVFKIFENNLIRALMGYQNIDYSGKYDEETGNWYDAVNISSIGTMITERAYNTSELKTADNIKLLDFNFADAININGIYLLEIFDKDKPWVRQVMQVSLSDIGIIAKVSNEQIAVYANSLVNTEPISNATVRIISRNNQIAESARTDGRGIAILTNDRAKQQGFSPSIISVEHNGETNYLFIESSTLVSKSGLNVTAGTEVTDYYCFMYGERNLYRPGETLIINGIVRDKELKLLGDLTLKLKIMNPSWQLYKEFRVKLNEQGNFEVKDELAQTLKTGNYEVLLDLPNDVNIGKYSFSIEDFAPERLKITATTDRESYTPQQDVNLNIQTDYLFGMPAQNLSGEISFETNSGDFTSEKFEDYDFTLRGAGRVNDYSFRPIVSDNAGNTKEIFKIDELYQNMGLIYLHIGINMQDETGSDNRIYLVRKIHTQNTYVGINSKMGDWFELNRPIITPIVVLDKEGEESESEINIDIYKITYSTALRSSRNYDYRYESTKIESIVSSETIKAKGQYNHKFTPVSSGEYEIRVRQNNSVGYVMKQFWAYRYGYAESAGFNVDKEGKVIVSADKKDYKPGETAKLLFKTPFDGKLFVSIEREGVLEHFVLRTADNAASLNIPIKNDYHPNVYVSAILIKSVSNNNFPLNVAYGYQELTIKDEQRYLPIEIIADETSRSTTKKKIKIKTLPEKDINVTIAVTDEGILQLKRYLSPAPYDFFYAARQLDVNTYSGYTKLYKEYKARSGQFGGDGGELAYMKMLDLQNPFVDKAVKLLSFWSGNLKTDANGMAEFEIDLPTFSGALRIMAVAYKNDRFGSAEKMMKIADPLIVTPALPRFLSIGDEAEVKINLKNLTDKKKSVKIEQKIDGDLLFEPSWKNSITLEPRADIYIAAKLKPGKMTGSHKITFNVSDGNDKYSIERLVNVRIATNIELKSEFAEIKPGQTVTIKYPQGFMPNMSTSVLTISRQPYIEFFDRIDFLTDYPYGCTEQVISSVFPLLVYKDFKEYTKNSTVKLTDLGITERVNNAIKQISALQNQGGGVGLWSSGTSDIWVSAYALHFLTEAKNRGYNVNEDGQKALINYLKSIFSMTESYSRNESDLSKYNSADRYKLAAYTCFVLARAGKPEQALMNFYAESAENMPYDSKVLLASAFLLSGNIPAFYALMPNTIESSKMKDDMTDVYGSKLRELALLTYAYSTVKGNDVYTSKLANLLTSELRRKKHYTTQEAAFTLLAIANIMEKGSGESSYSFDGKNTNLNANNKFVSHKITADKEVTNTGKNSIWYSLQSKGYSQEAKKSEVSSFVAVERTLYNQSGSKISANQIVRGERIFVKLSVRLKDGLKSIDNLAVSEMIPAGWVIENPRLSNTAKPSWIKNVDEPFYADYRDDRVNMFANVRGNVEFFYVARAVSAGHFKFGPLTAVGMYNPEVYFSGKSSEVRITEKPKGGV; encoded by the coding sequence ATGTCGAAATTAATTTATTTTATCTTAATTGTTGTGTTGATTTCATGTTCATCATCAGACAGAATCAACGTCTCCAAGTATAACTTCCAAGACCAAGGCGAACTTCTCGATTTGAATTATTTGCTTTTTGAATTCGATAAAATTATGATTCCCACCGATAGAATAGGGAAAACTCCAAAAGAACTCCCGTTTAAGGTTTATCCCAATACAAGAGGCAATGTTTATTGGAAAAGCAACAACACGCTAATTTTTTATCCATACGGCGGATTTAAAGCCAATACTGACTATATAATCGAATTCACGGATAATTTGACTGAATATATGCCGGTCAAATCGCAAATGCCGTCGAAGAAAATTTATCGCTTCCATACTACTTATACTGACATCAAGTCTGTAAGTACGAATTGGCACAAGGCAAACCAAAACGCTCCTACATTTTTGGTTTGTGATATTCAATTCAATACCGAAGCGATTTTTTATGATGTGAAAAAAGTGAGCAAGGTCAAAATCAACGGCAAAGAATTTAATATCAGTTCTGCTCGGTGGCAGCGGAGCGACTTTCTAAAGATGCAAATCGCGATTGAAGATGTTTTTGATGTAGAGGGAAAGGAGCTCTCGATTGAAATTCCATTTGAATTTGAGCAATCGGACGGCAAAATGAAAACTCGAAAAATGAATTATAATGGCAAGATACCGCTATTGAGTGATTTCGGGATGACAGAAATTATCGTGAATAATTCGATTGACCAACGCGGATTATTATTACGATTCAATCAAACATTGAACAAAAGCGCCGATTTAGCAAATCTAATAAATGTCAATCCTCAAATCCCCTACGAAATTGAAATTTATGGTAATGAAATATATCTGAACGGCATTTTTGTTCCTGAAACCAATTACGAAGTAACGATTAATCAATCTTTTGAAAGCATTTTCGGAATAAAGCTCAAGGCTGAACTGAAGCACACAGTATTTGTACCCGAAATGGAAGCCCAAATTGTTTTGGCAGACCCATCATCGCTTTATTTATCATCCAGAGGTAACAAACAAATTGGAATCAAGCTCGCCGGAGTAAATAATTTGCAGGTGAATGTTTTCAAAATTTTCGAGAATAACCTCATCCGTGCTTTGATGGGATACCAAAATATTGATTATTCAGGTAAATATGACGAAGAAACGGGTAACTGGTACGATGCAGTAAATATCTCGAGCATTGGCACAATGATTACCGAAAGAGCCTACAACACTTCCGAACTGAAAACTGCCGATAATATCAAATTGCTCGATTTTAATTTCGCCGATGCTATAAATATCAACGGGATTTATTTGCTCGAAATTTTCGACAAAGATAAGCCTTGGGTGCGACAAGTCATGCAAGTATCGCTTTCGGACATCGGCATAATTGCAAAAGTCTCGAATGAGCAAATCGCTGTTTATGCTAACTCTTTAGTCAACACCGAACCTATTTCAAATGCAACTGTCAGAATCATTTCGAGAAATAATCAAATTGCTGAATCGGCTCGCACAGATGGACGTGGAATTGCAATACTCACAAATGACAGAGCAAAGCAACAGGGATTTAGCCCATCAATTATAAGCGTCGAACACAATGGCGAAACGAATTATTTATTCATCGAATCTTCGACTTTAGTAAGCAAATCCGGGCTCAATGTAACCGCCGGCACCGAAGTCACAGATTATTATTGCTTCATGTACGGCGAACGCAATTTGTATCGTCCGGGCGAAACACTCATCATCAATGGAATTGTTCGTGACAAGGAATTGAAGCTCTTAGGCGATTTGACATTAAAGCTCAAAATCATGAATCCATCGTGGCAACTTTATAAAGAGTTTCGTGTGAAATTGAATGAGCAAGGAAATTTTGAAGTAAAAGATGAATTGGCTCAAACATTGAAGACGGGCAATTATGAAGTGCTTTTAGATTTGCCGAACGATGTAAATATTGGAAAATATAGTTTTTCGATTGAAGATTTTGCTCCCGAAAGACTTAAAATTACTGCAACTACTGACCGAGAAAGCTACACGCCACAGCAAGACGTGAATCTGAACATACAAACGGATTATTTGTTTGGTATGCCGGCACAAAATCTAAGCGGAGAAATAAGCTTCGAAACAAATTCGGGCGATTTCACTTCGGAAAAATTCGAAGATTATGACTTTACGCTCCGAGGCGCCGGACGGGTAAATGATTACAGTTTCCGCCCGATTGTTAGCGATAACGCAGGCAATACTAAGGAAATCTTCAAAATTGATGAATTATACCAAAATATGGGGCTTATTTACTTGCACATTGGTATCAATATGCAAGATGAAACCGGCTCCGATAACCGGATTTATTTGGTGCGGAAAATCCATACACAAAACACTTATGTCGGCATCAATAGTAAAATGGGAGATTGGTTTGAACTAAATCGCCCAATAATCACTCCAATTGTCGTTTTGGATAAAGAAGGCGAAGAAAGCGAATCCGAAATTAACATTGATATTTACAAAATCACCTATAGCACTGCCTTACGTTCATCGCGGAATTATGATTATCGCTACGAATCAACCAAAATCGAATCAATTGTCAGTTCCGAAACCATAAAAGCCAAAGGGCAGTATAATCACAAATTTACTCCCGTCAGCTCCGGTGAATACGAAATCAGAGTCCGCCAGAATAATTCTGTGGGCTATGTTATGAAACAATTCTGGGCATACAGATACGGATATGCCGAATCCGCAGGATTCAACGTTGACAAGGAAGGCAAAGTCATTGTAAGTGCCGATAAAAAAGATTACAAACCCGGCGAAACTGCGAAGCTACTATTCAAAACTCCCTTTGACGGGAAATTATTCGTTAGTATCGAACGCGAGGGCGTTCTGGAGCATTTTGTCTTGCGCACGGCTGATAATGCGGCATCACTGAATATTCCCATTAAAAATGATTATCACCCAAATGTATATGTATCAGCGATTTTAATCAAATCCGTTTCGAATAATAATTTCCCTCTCAATGTTGCTTACGGATACCAAGAATTGACAATTAAGGACGAGCAACGCTATTTGCCGATTGAAATAATTGCCGATGAGACGAGTCGCTCTACGACTAAGAAAAAAATCAAAATAAAGACTTTGCCCGAAAAAGACATCAACGTCACAATTGCAGTCACTGACGAAGGGATTTTGCAACTGAAACGCTACTTATCGCCCGCACCCTATGATTTCTTTTATGCTGCCCGACAATTGGACGTGAATACTTATTCCGGCTATACCAAATTATATAAAGAGTATAAGGCTCGCAGCGGTCAATTTGGTGGTGACGGTGGGGAATTAGCTTATATGAAGATGTTGGATTTGCAGAATCCATTTGTGGATAAAGCCGTTAAATTGCTATCTTTCTGGAGTGGCAATCTCAAAACCGATGCAAACGGAATGGCAGAATTTGAAATTGATTTGCCGACCTTTTCCGGTGCATTGCGTATTATGGCAGTTGCATACAAAAATGACAGATTCGGTTCCGCCGAAAAGATGATGAAAATCGCCGACCCGCTAATCGTAACTCCGGCATTGCCACGCTTCTTGTCAATCGGCGACGAAGCTGAAGTGAAAATCAATCTTAAAAATTTGACAGACAAGAAAAAAAGCGTCAAAATTGAGCAGAAAATTGATGGGGATTTGCTCTTTGAGCCATCATGGAAAAATAGCATTACACTTGAACCAAGAGCAGATATTTATATCGCCGCAAAGCTCAAACCGGGCAAAATGACCGGAAGCCACAAAATCACTTTCAATGTCAGCGACGGGAACGACAAATATTCAATCGAACGCTTGGTCAATGTGCGAATAGCCACAAATATCGAACTGAAAAGCGAATTCGCAGAAATCAAACCCGGGCAGACTGTCACAATCAAATATCCGCAAGGATTTATGCCAAATATGTCCACGAGTGTTTTGACAATCAGCCGCCAACCGTATATTGAATTTTTCGACCGAATTGACTTTCTGACTGATTATCCATATGGATGCACCGAGCAAGTCATATCGTCAGTTTTCCCCTTGCTCGTATATAAGGATTTCAAGGAATACACCAAAAATTCAACTGTAAAATTGACAGACTTGGGCATAACGGAAAGAGTAAATAATGCAATTAAGCAAATCAGCGCCCTGCAAAATCAAGGTGGAGGTGTCGGATTGTGGTCGTCAGGCACAAGCGATATTTGGGTTTCTGCGTATGCCTTACATTTCTTGACTGAAGCAAAAAATCGCGGCTATAATGTGAATGAAGACGGTCAGAAAGCTCTGATTAATTACCTAAAAAGCATTTTTTCGATGACAGAATCTTACAGTCGGAATGAGAGTGATTTATCGAAGTATAATTCTGCGGACAGGTACAAACTCGCTGCTTATACATGTTTTGTGTTGGCTCGTGCCGGCAAACCCGAACAAGCACTGATGAACTTTTATGCGGAATCTGCCGAAAATATGCCATATGACTCGAAAGTGCTATTAGCTTCTGCTTTTTTATTGAGCGGAAACATACCCGCATTTTACGCCCTGATGCCAAATACAATCGAATCGAGCAAAATGAAAGACGATATGACTGACGTTTACGGCTCGAAATTACGCGAACTTGCCTTGTTGACCTATGCTTACAGCACCGTGAAGGGCAATGACGTTTACACTTCAAAACTTGCCAATCTGCTAACGAGCGAACTCCGTCGCAAGAAGCATTATACTACTCAAGAAGCTGCATTTACTCTGCTTGCAATTGCCAATATTATGGAAAAGGGAAGCGGCGAATCATCTTACAGTTTCGACGGGAAAAATACGAATCTAAATGCTAACAATAAATTTGTCAGCCACAAAATTACTGCCGATAAAGAAGTAACAAATACAGGAAAAAATTCAATATGGTACAGCTTGCAATCGAAAGGTTATTCCCAGGAAGCCAAAAAATCTGAGGTATCGAGTTTTGTTGCCGTCGAGCGAACCCTTTATAATCAATCCGGCAGCAAAATCAGTGCAAATCAAATTGTCAGAGGTGAGCGGATTTTTGTCAAACTCAGTGTCAGGCTTAAAGACGGCTTGAAATCAATAGACAACCTTGCAGTTAGCGAGATGATTCCCGCAGGTTGGGTGATTGAAAATCCACGATTGTCAAATACTGCCAAGCCTTCGTGGATAAAAAATGTTGATGAACCATTTTACGCAGATTATCGCGACGACAGGGTAAATATGTTTGCAAACGTACGGGGCAATGTCGAATTTTTCTATGTTGCTCGTGCAGTAAGCGCCGGGCATTTCAAGTTCGGTCCTTTGACAGCTGTTGGCATGTACAATCCTGAAGTTTATTTCTCGGGGAAATCATCCGAAGTGCGAATCACCGAAAAACCCAAAGGAGGAGTTTGA